The DNA sequence GCCCCCACCGAAGCTCTGACCGATCACGGTGACCCGAGGGACATCGAGTATGGCGAGCAGATCTCGAAGGCCGCTGGCCATGGCGCCGAGTGAGTAGTCGCCCATCGGCTTGGCGGACTCGCCGTGGCCGAGCAGGTCGGGGGCGATCACGTCGTAGTACTCGGCCAGCCTGGTCATGACCGGCTGCCAGGTGAGGGAGCTGCCGGCGAGCCCGTGGATCAGCAGGATGGGTTCGGCTCCGACCTTTCGCTTCCCGTCGACTGCGGCCAGGGGGCCCGCCCGGCGATAGCGGACCTCGTGTCCGTGGATCTTCACCGTCGACAGCGGGACCGTGGTCATCCCACAAGTGTGCCCGGCCCGCCGCCGGGTCGCTCGCCGCAAGGATCTGACTCGCCGACGCGGCGCCACCTACGCTCGCCGCAACGAACGGGGGACGGCATGGGAAACGACGTTGACGCGCTGGGAGTGGATGAGGTGCTGCGCACCGCCACCGAACGCACCGGTGGACTCGAGGACCTCGGCGACGGTCCGTTCGTCGAGCCGCTCGGTCGGTTCGTCGAGTCGCTCGCCGCCGAGGCCAGACTGAACGACATCGGCCGGATCATCTCCAACGAGCGGATGCTGCTGCACACGGTGAACCGGCTGCACTACGTGGAGGATCGCAAGCGGGATCCCGAGATCGCCACCCAGAAGATCGAGAAGCCGGTCTTCATCATCGGCATGCCCCGGACCGGCACCACGATCCTCCACGACATCCTCGCGAGCGACCCGCAGAGCCGGGCGCCGATGACCTGGGAAGTGATGTTCCCGTCGCCACCGCCGCGGACCGAGACCTTCGACACCGATCCCCGCATCGCCCAGTGCGCCGCGACGATGCCCGATCGCGATGCGCAGCTGCCCGGGTTCGACGCCATCCATCCGATGGGCCCCCAGCTCACCCAGGAGTGCGTGGTGCTGATGGGCGAGGCGATGTGCACGCCGTTGTTCCACAATCAGTTCCGGGTGCCCGGCTACCAGGACTGGGTCGACCACGAGGCCGACTGGGCGCCCGTCTACGACTTCCACCATCGCCAACTCCAGCACTTCCAGGCGCACCACTCGGCCGACCGCTGGGTGCTGAAGACCGGTGCGCACCTGTGGGGCCTCGACCAGTTGCTGGCCACCTACCCCGACGCTC is a window from the Acidimicrobiales bacterium genome containing:
- a CDS encoding sulfotransferase; translated protein: MGNDVDALGVDEVLRTATERTGGLEDLGDGPFVEPLGRFVESLAAEARLNDIGRIISNERMLLHTVNRLHYVEDRKRDPEIATQKIEKPVFIIGMPRTGTTILHDILASDPQSRAPMTWEVMFPSPPPRTETFDTDPRIAQCAATMPDRDAQLPGFDAIHPMGPQLTQECVVLMGEAMCTPLFHNQFRVPGYQDWVDHEADWAPVYDFHHRQLQHFQAHHSADRWVLKTGAHLWGLDQLLATYPDARIVFTHRDPVKSMTSYSSLTTIVRRVGSDEVDPVEVADDWIARLQRVLLRGIDIRQAQEYPDAVFYDMYFPDFIANQFREVEKIYHALGLEMTDEGAAAMQWFIDDNPPGKHGIHRYSPEEFGVDPAAVRDQFRDYIDHFGLTEE